A DNA window from Alteribacter keqinensis contains the following coding sequences:
- a CDS encoding sigma factor G inhibitor Gin, translating into MKGMLASKQTDQLQECLICKKEKGHGIHLLDHFICESCEHDLVSTDTSEAEYQEYLLKLRKIRDSLFQNKRSIH; encoded by the coding sequence ATGAAAGGAATGTTGGCATCGAAACAAACAGATCAGTTACAAGAATGCTTGATTTGTAAAAAAGAAAAAGGACACGGTATTCACTTATTAGACCACTTTATTTGTGAATCCTGTGAGCATGATCTGGTCTCAACAGACACGTCAGAGGCAGAATATCAGGAGTATTTGCTGAAGTTGAGAAAAATAAGAGATTCATTGTTTCAAAACAAACGGTCAATCCATTAA